In one window of Azoarcus olearius DNA:
- the rsmA gene encoding 16S rRNA (adenine(1518)-N(6)/adenine(1519)-N(6))-dimethyltransferase RsmA: MQDRETDGHRARKRFGQNFLSDPNIIRRIIDAIRPREGDIMVEIGPGLGAMTTPLIERLGHLNVVEIDRDLIARLRETWTPEQLTIHEGDALKFDFGSLGSPLRVVGNLPYNISTPILFHLSTFADRVKDMTFMLQKEVVMRMVAEPGTEEYGRLSVMLQYRFRMARVFDVPPGAFRPAPKVMSSIVRMAPLPPEELGARDEALLGQIVTAAFGQRRKTLRNTLKDFLGEADFAALGLDPGLRGERLSVAEFVAIANHVAAARAG; this comes from the coding sequence ATGCAAGACCGCGAAACCGACGGCCACCGCGCCAGAAAGCGCTTCGGCCAGAACTTCCTGTCCGACCCCAACATCATCCGCCGCATCATCGACGCGATCCGCCCAAGGGAGGGCGACATCATGGTCGAGATCGGCCCGGGTCTCGGCGCGATGACCACGCCGCTGATCGAGCGCCTCGGGCATCTCAACGTGGTCGAGATCGACCGCGACCTGATCGCCCGCCTGCGCGAAACCTGGACGCCGGAGCAGCTCACGATCCACGAGGGCGACGCGCTGAAGTTTGATTTCGGCAGCCTCGGCAGCCCGCTGCGCGTGGTCGGCAACCTGCCCTACAACATCTCCACGCCCATCCTGTTCCACCTGTCCACGTTCGCCGACCGGGTGAAGGACATGACCTTCATGCTGCAGAAGGAGGTGGTGATGCGCATGGTGGCGGAGCCCGGCACCGAGGAATACGGCCGCCTGTCGGTGATGCTGCAATACCGCTTCCGGATGGCGCGGGTGTTCGACGTGCCGCCCGGTGCGTTCCGGCCGGCGCCCAAGGTGATGTCGAGTATCGTGCGGATGGCCCCCTTGCCGCCCGAAGAGCTGGGCGCGCGCGACGAGGCGCTGCTGGGTCAGATCGTCACTGCCGCGTTCGGCCAGCGCCGCAAGACGCTGCGCAATACGCTGAAGGATTTCCTCGGCGAAGCCGACTTTGCCGCGCTCGGGCTGGACCCCGGTCTGCGCGGCGAGCGGCTGTCGGTGGCGGAGTTTGTCGCCATCGCCAACCACGTCGCCGCCGCGCGCGCCGGCTGA
- a CDS encoding peptidylprolyl isomerase has translation MNRFPLRPRSLFVALVACSALALPVRAAVQPVAVDRIIAVVNNEVITAVQLRDRVDQTTRQLQRQGVQLPPADVLERQLLERLIVERAQLQLARDSSLRVDDATLERAIGRIAENNKMNTIQLRAALERDGVAWDRFRNEIRTEILLSRLREREVDAKIVVTDAEVDNFLTSNPDAFSGEEFHVAHILLRAPEGATPEQIDRLRQRADTVINRLRNGEDFARVAADSSDAPDGISGGDLGWRQRDRLPALYSDAVRDLRPGELSPLMRSAAGLHLVKLVDRRGGAAAGPQRLEQTRARHILIKTSAVLSDAEAEARLLGLRERVVAGGADFGELAKASSADLSAAKGGDLGWVNPGDTVPEFERAMNVLKPGEVSPPVRSPFGWHLIQVLERRQQDVTDERKRMAARNILRERKAEEAYEDWVRQLRDSTYVEYRLEND, from the coding sequence ATGAATCGATTCCCGCTTCGCCCGCGTTCCCTTTTCGTCGCCCTGGTTGCCTGCAGCGCGCTCGCGCTGCCGGTGCGGGCCGCGGTCCAGCCGGTTGCAGTCGACCGCATCATCGCGGTGGTCAACAACGAAGTGATCACCGCGGTGCAACTGCGCGACCGCGTCGACCAGACCACCCGCCAGCTGCAGCGCCAGGGCGTCCAGCTGCCGCCCGCCGACGTGCTCGAACGCCAGCTTCTCGAGCGCCTGATCGTCGAGCGCGCGCAACTGCAGCTCGCGCGCGACAGCTCGCTGCGGGTGGACGACGCCACGCTCGAGCGGGCGATCGGCCGTATCGCCGAAAACAACAAGATGAACACCATCCAGCTGCGCGCAGCGCTCGAGCGCGACGGCGTGGCCTGGGACCGCTTCCGCAACGAGATCCGCACCGAAATCCTGCTGTCCCGCCTGCGCGAACGCGAAGTCGACGCCAAGATCGTCGTGACCGACGCCGAGGTCGACAACTTCCTGACGTCCAACCCCGACGCCTTTTCGGGTGAGGAATTCCACGTCGCCCACATCCTGCTGCGGGCGCCCGAAGGGGCCACGCCGGAGCAGATCGACCGCCTGCGCCAGCGCGCCGACACCGTGATCAACCGGCTGCGCAATGGCGAGGACTTCGCGCGTGTGGCGGCCGATTCGTCGGATGCGCCGGACGGCATCAGCGGCGGCGACCTCGGCTGGCGCCAGCGCGACCGCCTGCCCGCGCTGTATTCCGACGCGGTGCGCGACCTCCGTCCGGGTGAGCTGTCGCCGCTGATGCGCAGCGCCGCCGGCCTGCACCTGGTCAAGCTGGTCGACCGCCGCGGTGGCGCCGCGGCCGGACCGCAGCGCCTGGAGCAGACCCGCGCCCGCCACATCCTGATCAAGACCTCCGCGGTGCTGTCCGACGCCGAGGCCGAAGCGCGCCTGCTCGGGTTGCGCGAACGGGTCGTCGCCGGCGGGGCCGACTTCGGCGAGCTGGCGAAGGCCAGTTCCGCCGATCTCTCCGCGGCCAAGGGCGGCGACCTGGGCTGGGTCAATCCGGGCGATACGGTGCCCGAGTTCGAGCGCGCGATGAACGTGCTGAAGCCGGGCGAGGTCAGCCCTCCGGTGCGTTCGCCGTTCGGCTGGCATCTGATCCAGGTGCTCGAACGGCGCCAGCAGGACGTCACCGACGAGCGCAAGCGCATGGCAGCCCGCAACATCCTGCGCGAACGCAAGGCCGAAGAGGCTTACGAAGACTGGGTGCGCCAGCTGCGCGACAGCACCTACGTCGAATACCGCCTCGAAAACGACTGA
- the pdxA gene encoding 4-hydroxythreonine-4-phosphate dehydrogenase PdxA: protein MAALPVLAVTSGEPAGVGPELCARLLARDWPARLVVLGDADLIAARAAAAGSPIAVRHYSRGQAPAAGALEVLHIPLAERSDAGHLAVGNARYVLALLDRALAGCVGGEFAGMVTAPVHKGVICESGIAFSGHTEYLAEHTATPLVVMMLVGGGMRVALATTHLPLAAVPAAITRPVVEQTLRILHADLVQRFGIAAPRILVAGLNPHAGEGGHMGREEIEVITPVLDRLRAEGLQLVGPLPADTLFVPHTLAHGDAVLAMYHDQGLPVLKHASFGGGVNVTLGLPVIRTSVDHGTALDLAGSGRADPGSLYAAVELAVSMAEARARQPR, encoded by the coding sequence ATGGCCGCGCTTCCGGTCCTGGCCGTCACCAGCGGCGAACCCGCCGGCGTCGGGCCCGAACTGTGTGCGCGGCTGCTTGCGCGCGACTGGCCGGCGCGACTGGTCGTGCTGGGCGACGCCGACCTCATCGCCGCGCGCGCTGCGGCGGCGGGCAGCCCGATAGCGGTCCGGCACTACAGCCGCGGCCAGGCCCCGGCCGCCGGCGCGCTCGAGGTGCTCCACATTCCACTCGCCGAACGGAGCGATGCGGGTCACCTGGCGGTGGGCAACGCACGCTACGTGCTGGCGCTGCTCGACCGTGCGCTCGCCGGCTGCGTCGGCGGCGAGTTTGCCGGCATGGTCACCGCGCCGGTGCACAAGGGCGTGATCTGCGAGTCCGGTATCGCGTTCTCCGGTCATACCGAATATCTCGCCGAACATACCGCGACGCCGCTGGTCGTGATGATGCTGGTCGGCGGCGGCATGCGCGTCGCGCTCGCCACCACGCATCTGCCACTGGCCGCGGTGCCGGCGGCGATCACGCGGCCGGTGGTCGAACAGACGCTGCGCATCCTTCACGCCGACCTGGTGCAACGCTTCGGCATCGCCGCGCCGCGCATCCTGGTGGCGGGCCTCAACCCGCACGCGGGCGAGGGCGGTCACATGGGGCGCGAGGAAATCGAGGTCATCACCCCGGTACTGGACCGCCTGCGCGCCGAAGGCCTGCAACTCGTCGGCCCGCTGCCGGCCGACACCCTGTTCGTGCCGCACACGCTGGCGCACGGCGACGCGGTGCTGGCGATGTATCACGACCAGGGCCTGCCGGTGCTCAAGCACGCCAGCTTTGGCGGCGGCGTCAACGTCACGCTCGGTCTGCCGGTGATCCGCACTTCGGTCGACCACGGCACGGCGCTCGACCTTGCCGGCAGCGGTCGCGCCGACCCCGGCAGCCTGTACGCCGCGGTCGAGCTGGCCGTGTCGATGGCCGAGGCCCGTGCCCGCCAGCCGCGCTGA
- the xth gene encoding exodeoxyribonuclease III has product MKIATWNVNSLKVRLPHVLDWLAANQPDALCLQELKLEDKGFPVAELQTAGYNAVFNGQKTYNGVAILSPHPLEDVVRDIPGFSDEQKRIIAATVNGVRIVCGYFPNGQAVGSDKFEYKLRWLGALTEWLRAELTAHPRLVLGGDFNIAPEDRDAHPDWKDEIHVSAPERAAFTALTALGLVDAFRLYDQPERAFSWWDYRMGAFRRNFGLRIDHLLVSPALQPACRACTVDKAPRKLERPSDHAPVVLDLEV; this is encoded by the coding sequence ATGAAAATCGCTACCTGGAACGTCAACTCCCTCAAGGTCCGCCTGCCCCACGTCCTCGACTGGCTGGCGGCGAACCAGCCCGATGCGCTCTGCCTGCAGGAGCTGAAGCTCGAAGACAAGGGCTTTCCGGTCGCCGAACTGCAGACCGCGGGCTACAACGCCGTCTTCAACGGCCAGAAGACCTATAACGGCGTCGCCATCCTCAGCCCGCACCCGCTGGAAGACGTGGTGCGCGACATCCCCGGCTTTTCGGACGAACAGAAGCGCATCATCGCGGCCACGGTGAACGGCGTGCGCATCGTCTGCGGCTACTTTCCCAACGGCCAGGCGGTGGGCTCGGACAAGTTCGAATACAAGCTGCGCTGGCTGGGGGCGCTGACCGAATGGCTGCGCGCGGAACTCACGGCGCATCCGCGGCTGGTGCTGGGGGGCGACTTCAACATCGCCCCGGAAGACCGCGACGCGCACCCCGACTGGAAGGACGAGATCCACGTCTCGGCGCCGGAGCGCGCCGCCTTCACCGCGCTGACCGCGCTCGGACTGGTCGATGCGTTCCGCCTCTACGACCAGCCGGAGCGGGCGTTCTCGTGGTGGGACTACCGCATGGGCGCATTCCGGCGCAATTTCGGCCTGCGCATCGACCACCTGCTGGTATCGCCCGCGCTGCAGCCGGCGTGCCGGGCCTGCACGGTGGACAAGGCCCCGCGCAAGCTGGAGCGCCCGTCCGACCATGCCCCGGTCGTGCTCGACCTGGAAGTCTGA
- a CDS encoding alpha/beta fold hydrolase, translating to MRQADTGVVLAHGKWDRRPFAIDALATPLATAGYASATPELPWSLRRLYDASFDTALDELHAAVAGLRDAGCNRVLLVGHSLGANAAVACAARGARIDGLVVLAPGHLPERLHAEGVTTAALQDARAALAAGERSRRVLVDSFQGVPRRLRIDPAHYLTYFDPAGAAVLPANCARLPEMPVLWMVGRADPHATLGPAYAYDRAPRHPLSRYVEIGADHIGTPAAAAPLVLEWLQRHFH from the coding sequence GTGCGACAGGCGGACACCGGCGTCGTGCTCGCCCACGGTAAGTGGGACCGGCGCCCGTTCGCCATCGACGCCCTCGCGACACCGCTTGCAACGGCGGGCTACGCCAGCGCCACGCCGGAATTGCCGTGGTCGCTGCGCAGGCTGTACGACGCCTCCTTCGACACCGCGCTCGACGAACTCCACGCCGCCGTTGCGGGCCTGCGCGATGCGGGATGCAACCGTGTGCTGCTGGTCGGCCACAGCCTGGGGGCGAACGCGGCCGTGGCCTGCGCCGCACGCGGCGCGCGGATCGACGGGCTGGTGGTGCTGGCGCCCGGCCATCTGCCCGAACGGCTGCACGCGGAAGGGGTCACCACCGCCGCGCTGCAGGACGCGCGTGCGGCACTGGCCGCGGGCGAGCGCAGCCGTCGCGTGCTTGTCGACAGTTTCCAGGGCGTGCCGCGCCGGCTGCGCATCGACCCGGCCCACTACCTGACTTACTTCGACCCCGCCGGCGCGGCGGTACTGCCGGCGAACTGCGCGCGGCTGCCGGAAATGCCAGTGCTGTGGATGGTGGGGCGCGCCGATCCCCACGCCACCCTCGGCCCGGCCTACGCCTACGATCGTGCGCCCCGTCATCCCCTCAGCCGCTATGTGGAGATCGGCGCCGACCACATCGGCACCCCCGCCGCAGCCGCCCCGCTCGTGCTCGAATGGCTGCAGCGCCACTTTCACTAA
- a CDS encoding Crp/Fnr family transcriptional regulator, with translation MNDSPRLEARYPVIAALSPAAHARLAASARWMDVPAGAVLFDERQACEGFPFVIEGSVRVVKCAPNGRELPLYRVSAGETCIISSSCLLGHEDYNARGVAETPTRLMLLPKPVFDELLADPAFRHFVFHLFAERIADLMQLIEEVAFHRLDQRLAALLLGKGRTLHVTHQHLADELGSVREIVSRLLKGFAAQGLVRLAREQIEVLDPARLRQLAAGEERGGPTPPAV, from the coding sequence ATGAACGACAGCCCCAGACTCGAAGCCCGCTACCCGGTGATCGCTGCCCTCTCACCTGCTGCGCACGCCCGGCTGGCGGCGTCCGCGCGCTGGATGGACGTGCCCGCCGGCGCGGTGCTGTTCGACGAACGTCAGGCCTGCGAAGGCTTTCCCTTTGTCATCGAGGGTTCGGTGCGGGTGGTGAAATGCGCCCCCAACGGACGCGAGCTGCCGCTGTATCGGGTCAGTGCGGGCGAAACCTGCATCATCTCGTCCTCCTGCCTGCTCGGGCACGAGGACTACAACGCGCGCGGCGTCGCGGAAACCCCGACCCGCCTGATGCTGCTGCCGAAGCCGGTATTCGACGAACTGCTCGCCGACCCGGCCTTCCGGCATTTCGTGTTCCATCTGTTCGCCGAGCGGATCGCCGACCTGATGCAGTTGATCGAGGAAGTGGCCTTCCATCGGCTCGACCAGCGCCTTGCCGCGCTGTTGCTGGGCAAGGGCCGCACGCTGCATGTGACGCACCAGCACCTCGCGGACGAACTGGGCAGCGTGCGCGAGATCGTCAGCCGCCTGCTGAAGGGCTTCGCCGCGCAGGGGCTGGTGAGGCTGGCGCGCGAACAGATCGAGGTTCTGGACCCGGCGCGCCTGCGCCAACTGGCGGCCGGCGAGGAGCGCGGCGGCCCCACACCGCCCGCTGTGTAA
- a CDS encoding YgaP family membrane protein, whose amino-acid sequence MKANVGGIDKILRILAGLALVAWAALGGPVWAWIGIVPLATGLMGWCPLYPLLGISTCPLKKS is encoded by the coding sequence ATGAAAGCCAACGTCGGTGGTATCGACAAGATCCTGCGCATCCTCGCAGGCCTCGCACTCGTCGCCTGGGCCGCGCTCGGTGGTCCGGTGTGGGCGTGGATCGGCATCGTTCCGCTCGCCACCGGGTTGATGGGGTGGTGCCCGCTGTATCCGCTGCTGGGCATCAGCACCTGCCCGCTGAAGAAGTCCTGA
- the amt gene encoding ammonium transporter produces the protein MHAADIDILWVVLCSGLVFLMQAGFLCLESGLTRSKNAVNVALKNLVDFAVAVALYWLFGFGLMFGASAAGLIGTDRFMAPVGQGAPGALAAFFLFQAVFCSTAATIVSGAVAERMRFAAYLAVAALVGGLIYPVFGHWAWGGGLGGAPGWLAAIGFVDFAGSTAVHSVGGWVSLAAVLIIGPRRGRFDAGGVQPISGGNLPLSMLGAMLLLFGWFGFNGGSTLALDARVPGVLVNTLLGAVAGVLAALAASWWMRGYADVVQTLNGTIAGLVAVTAGAHAFSAAEALLVGGGGALVMILCNEWLLHRRIDDAVGAIPAHLAAGVWGTLAVALFGDPAALGTGLGAGEQFFVQFVGVVACGTWSFGVAWLLLKCLDRLLPLRVTPEHETLGLNVSEHGARTELLDLLEAMEVQERTGQLAVRVPVEPFTEVGQIAASYNRVMDALERAVAQTRNIIRDVRDGIITFNREGLLRSLNPGAEKLFGVAAGQAIGLPISRLLGDGQVVPEHQLRRLMVAGDKTELRLHRRGAPPRVLEVSVSESAHAGELLFTGLVRDVTDRRSMEEQLQRERDLAQVTLASIGDGVITTDEAGLVQYLNPTAEQLTGWTSEEARGHNIAAIYRLEDEGTGAVLENPVRTVLAHGREIRRSEHGLLLRRDGERVPVQDTAAPIRNRLGYLMGVVLVFHDVTVTLQLTRELTLQASQDALTGVPNRREFERRLGELIERPPARGVSHVLCYLDLDQFKVVNDTCGHVAGDELLRQVTALLSGRLRSADLLARLGGDEFGVIFFNCPVEKATEMAEGLREAIRDFRFAWEGKVFAIGVSIGLVPVAGNDLHMGRLLSAADAACYAAKEGGRNRVHVYRPDDDLLMEQHGQMQWVSRLHDALEGDRLRLYAQPIVPLEPGRAIHYEILVRLEEEGRIVSPGSFIPAAERYNLMPRIDDWVFRNVLAWVSDTYRQCGRVDATWCINLSGNSLNDERLLEDIRARLARAALPAGAICFEITESSAVANLSRVVSFIGEVKRLGCAFALDDFGSGLSSFAYLKNLPVDYLKIDGSFIRDIVSDPSDRAMVEAINTIGHTMGLATVAEFVEDEAILRALEEIGIDYAQGYHVGMPRPLAELGRVRMMPR, from the coding sequence ATGCACGCAGCCGATATCGACATCCTCTGGGTCGTCCTGTGTTCAGGGCTGGTGTTCCTGATGCAGGCGGGCTTCCTGTGCCTGGAGTCGGGCCTGACCCGCAGCAAGAACGCGGTGAACGTGGCGCTCAAGAACCTGGTCGACTTCGCCGTCGCCGTGGCGCTGTACTGGCTGTTCGGCTTCGGGCTGATGTTCGGGGCTTCCGCCGCGGGCCTGATCGGCACTGATCGTTTCATGGCCCCGGTCGGGCAGGGCGCGCCGGGCGCGCTCGCGGCCTTCTTCCTGTTCCAGGCGGTGTTCTGCTCCACCGCGGCCACGATCGTCTCGGGCGCGGTGGCGGAGCGCATGCGCTTCGCCGCCTATCTCGCGGTGGCGGCGCTGGTCGGCGGGCTGATCTACCCGGTGTTCGGCCACTGGGCCTGGGGCGGAGGCCTCGGCGGTGCGCCGGGCTGGCTGGCCGCGATAGGCTTCGTCGATTTTGCCGGCTCGACCGCGGTGCACAGCGTGGGCGGCTGGGTGTCGCTCGCCGCGGTGCTGATCATCGGGCCGCGCCGGGGGCGTTTCGATGCAGGCGGGGTGCAGCCGATTTCGGGCGGCAACCTGCCGCTGTCGATGCTGGGGGCGATGCTGCTGCTGTTCGGCTGGTTCGGTTTCAACGGCGGCAGCACGCTCGCGCTGGATGCGCGTGTGCCGGGGGTGCTGGTCAATACCTTGCTGGGGGCGGTGGCGGGCGTGCTTGCCGCACTGGCCGCAAGCTGGTGGATGCGCGGCTACGCCGACGTGGTGCAGACGCTCAACGGCACCATCGCCGGCCTGGTCGCGGTCACCGCGGGCGCCCATGCCTTCAGCGCGGCCGAAGCGCTGCTGGTCGGCGGGGGCGGTGCGCTGGTGATGATCCTGTGCAACGAGTGGCTGCTGCACCGGCGCATCGACGACGCGGTGGGGGCGATCCCGGCCCACCTGGCCGCGGGGGTGTGGGGCACGCTGGCGGTGGCCCTGTTCGGCGATCCGGCGGCCTTGGGGACCGGGCTGGGCGCGGGCGAGCAGTTCTTCGTCCAGTTCGTCGGTGTCGTCGCCTGCGGCACCTGGTCGTTCGGCGTGGCCTGGCTGCTGCTGAAATGCCTCGACCGCCTGTTGCCGCTGCGGGTGACGCCGGAGCACGAGACGCTCGGGCTCAACGTGTCCGAGCACGGTGCCCGCACCGAGCTGCTCGACCTGCTGGAGGCGATGGAGGTGCAGGAGCGCACCGGCCAGCTCGCGGTGCGGGTGCCGGTCGAACCCTTCACCGAAGTCGGCCAGATCGCTGCCAGCTACAACCGGGTGATGGATGCGCTGGAGCGCGCGGTGGCGCAGACCCGCAACATCATCCGTGACGTGCGCGACGGCATCATCACCTTCAACCGCGAAGGACTGCTGCGCAGCCTCAATCCCGGCGCCGAGAAGCTCTTCGGCGTGGCGGCGGGGCAGGCGATCGGGCTGCCGATTTCACGCCTGCTTGGCGACGGCCAGGTGGTGCCCGAGCACCAGCTGCGCAGACTGATGGTGGCGGGCGACAAGACCGAACTGCGCCTGCACCGGCGCGGCGCGCCGCCCCGCGTGCTGGAGGTCTCGGTGAGCGAGAGCGCGCACGCCGGGGAGTTGCTGTTTACCGGGCTGGTGCGCGATGTGACCGATCGCCGCTCGATGGAAGAGCAGTTGCAGCGCGAGCGCGATCTGGCGCAGGTGACGCTGGCCTCGATCGGCGACGGCGTGATCACCACGGACGAGGCCGGGCTGGTGCAATACCTCAATCCCACCGCGGAGCAGCTGACCGGCTGGACCAGCGAGGAGGCGCGCGGCCACAACATCGCGGCGATCTACCGGCTCGAAGACGAGGGCACCGGCGCGGTGCTGGAGAACCCGGTGCGCACGGTACTGGCGCACGGCCGCGAGATCCGCCGCAGCGAACACGGCCTGCTGCTGCGGCGCGACGGCGAGCGCGTGCCGGTGCAGGACACCGCGGCGCCGATCCGCAACCGGCTGGGCTACCTGATGGGCGTGGTGCTGGTGTTCCACGACGTCACGGTGACGCTGCAGCTCACCCGCGAGCTGACGCTGCAGGCCAGCCAGGACGCACTCACCGGCGTGCCCAACCGGCGCGAGTTCGAGCGCCGGCTGGGCGAGCTTATCGAGCGGCCCCCTGCGCGCGGCGTCAGTCATGTGCTGTGCTATCTCGACCTCGACCAGTTCAAGGTGGTCAACGACACCTGCGGCCATGTCGCCGGCGACGAGCTGTTGCGCCAGGTCACCGCGCTGCTGTCGGGGCGCTTGCGCAGCGCAGACCTGCTCGCGCGGCTGGGCGGCGACGAGTTCGGCGTGATCTTCTTCAACTGCCCGGTGGAGAAGGCGACCGAGATGGCCGAAGGCCTGCGCGAGGCGATCCGTGACTTCCGCTTCGCGTGGGAGGGCAAGGTGTTCGCGATCGGCGTCAGCATCGGCCTGGTGCCGGTTGCGGGCAACGACCTGCACATGGGCCGCTTGCTGTCCGCGGCGGATGCGGCTTGCTACGCGGCCAAGGAGGGCGGCCGCAACCGGGTGCACGTCTATCGCCCCGACGACGACCTGCTGATGGAGCAGCATGGCCAGATGCAGTGGGTGTCCCGTCTGCACGATGCGCTCGAAGGCGACCGCCTGCGCCTCTACGCGCAGCCCATCGTGCCGCTGGAGCCGGGGCGGGCGATCCATTACGAGATCCTGGTGCGGCTGGAAGAGGAGGGCCGCATCGTCAGCCCGGGCAGTTTCATCCCGGCCGCCGAGCGCTACAACCTGATGCCGCGCATCGACGATTGGGTGTTCCGCAACGTGCTCGCGTGGGTCAGCGACACCTATCGTCAGTGCGGCCGCGTGGACGCGACCTGGTGCATCAACCTGTCCGGCAACTCGCTCAACGACGAGCGCCTGCTGGAGGACATCCGGGCGCGGCTGGCGCGCGCGGCGCTGCCGGCGGGGGCGATCTGCTTCGAGATCACCGAGAGTTCGGCGGTCGCCAACCTGTCGCGGGTGGTGAGCTTCATCGGCGAGGTGAAGCGGTTGGGCTGTGCGTTTGCGCTCGACGACTTCGGCAGCGGGCTGTCGTCGTTTGCCTACCTCAAGAACCTGCCGGTGGATTACCTGAAGATCGACGGCAGCTTCATCCGCGACATCGTCAGCGATCCGTCGGACCGCGCGATGGTGGAGGCGATCAACACCATCGGCCACACGATGGGGCTGGCCACGGTGGCGGAGTTCGTGGAGGACGAGGCCATCCTGCGTGCGCTGGAGGAAATCGGCATCGACTATGCCCAGGGTTACCACGTGGGCATGCCGCGGCCGCTGGCCGAGCTGGGCCGGGTGCGGATGATGCCGCGCTGA